CTTGGCAACAAATTTAGGTGAGCCTGTGTACATGCATATCTATACATCAAGCTCTTCAATTAAAAACATAGTGTAGCAGAGGCGTATCTAGTCCGCAGcggaataaaaaaagacaatacatTATGTAGCTCAAAGCAgcaaaactgctatttttattaagCGTTAGAACAGCAGGTAAAGGgatgcttctctctctctctagatgcAGCTCAGCTCCAGGACACACTCACAACGCACATGCAGTGTGTAGGCTCCTGCTTATTGCTCATTGGCTGGTATTTACAGTGACTCATTTACATAACCTCCCACCATTCACATGCACAGTAAGCCCGCTGTGGGCAGAACACACAGAATCGGCAGCAGAGCCATTCACAAAAATACAGGCAGCATTTCACATATAACAGTAAAATAACAGACCTCACAGAAACCATGATCCCATTCTCCCCTCATgttcaacaccaaacacacaaaGTCCCAGTATTTGGTGGCGTTTGACCTGACGCTACACTGCCCCCTGCTCAAACACTTCCCGGCCCGGGAAGAACCTGCTTTGGCCTGGTAGCGGAGGGGCAACCGTTGCAGTCTGACCGGGCGTCCGGTGGCGGTGGAGGGCTTGGTAAGCTCCCAGTAGTCGGGGACTGATTTGAGGGTGATGGAATGTGTCATCCACTGTAGGGTTTGGGGACCACTTTCGCAAGGTTCCAGGACGGCCACCAATCCCAGACCCCTGTGCCAGTCCTAGACAGTAGTTCCTCCTGGGTCTGGGCTTCCTTGGACCGCGGCAGAGGCTAGCTCGTACAGCTCCAACAGCAACCTCAGCACCTGGCTGTTTGGCGAGGGCTGGGTGCAGCAGCCACGGAGCGGAGTACTCTCTCTCAGGTAGTGGCGCTGGACTCTCTCCTTGGGGGTCGGGCAGTGCGGGGCTCTCTCTCATGGGCTCTGGCGACATGGGACTTTCACTCAAGAGTTCTGCCGATAAGGGGCTCTCCCTAGGGGGCTCTGGCGATGCGGTGCTCTCTCTCGGGAGTTCCATCGACACGGGGCTCTGTCCAGGGCTCTGGCGGAAAGGGGCTCTCTCTCAGGGTCTCTAGCAGCACTGGGCTTTCGCTTGGGGGCTCTGGCATTGCTGGGCTCTCTCTCGGGGGCTCTGGTGATGCAGGGCTCTCTCTCGGGGgctctgtctctgggtctctggCAATACtaggctctctctctggggctctggcagtACGGGGCTCTCTCTTGGGGTCTCTGGCAATACTGGGCTCTCTCTCGGGGGCTCTGGCAGTgaggggctctctctctggggtctCTGGCAATACTGGACTCTCTCAGGGGCTCTGGTGATGATGGGCTCTCTTGGATGTTCTGGCGATGCGATGCTCTCTTGAGGGGgctctggcgatgctgggctctctcAGGGGCTCTGGTGAAGCGACGCTGTCTCTCGGGGGCTCTGGCAACACTGGGCTCTCTCTCGGGGGCTCTGGCGATGCGGCGCTCTCTCTCGGGGGCTCTGGCGACGCTGCGCTCTCTCTCAGGGGCTCTGGCAATGCTGGGCTCTTTCAGGGGCCCTGGTGATGCAGGGTTCTCTCTCGGGAGCTCTTgcgatgctgggctctctctctctgaggctCTGGCAGTACTGGGCTCTCCCTCGGAGACTCTGGCAGTACTGGTCTCTCTCTCGGGGGCTCTGGCAGTACTGGGCTCTCTCTCTGAGGCCCTGGCAGTACTGGGTTCTCTCTCGGAGGCTCTGGCAGTACTGTGCTCTCTCTCGGAGGCTCTGGCAGTACTGTGCTCTCTCTCGGAGGCTCTGGCAGTACTGTGCTCTCTCTCGGGGGCTCTGACAACGCTGTGCTCTCTCTCACAGGCTCTGGCAGTACTGGGCTCTCGGAGGCTCTGGCAGTACTGGGCTCTGGTGACGCTGGGCTCTCTCTCGGGGGCTCTTGTAGCATGGGGCAGTCTCGCTGGTAGCGCGGTGCACTCTCGCTGGTTGAGAGGTGCACTCTCTCCCTTGGAGGCGTGGGTTTGAATCCAGTGTAGTGGAGGTGTATCTAGTCTGCAGCGGAATAAAAGAAGACAATACAGGATGCAGCTCAAAGCAgtaaaaactgctatttttattaagCGCTAGAACAGTAGGTAAAGGGACGCTTCTCTCTCTCTAGATGCAGCTCAGCTCCAGGACACACTCACAACGCACATGCAGGGTGCAGGCCGCGTTTATATAGGCTCATGCTTATTGCTCATTGGCTGGTATTTACATAACCTCCCACCATTCACACGCACATAGAATCAGGAGCAGAGCCATTCACAAAAATACAGGCAGTACAGCTCATTCACATATAACAGTAAAATAACAGACCTACTCACAGAAATGATGATCCCATTCCCCCCTCAAGTTCAACACCGAACACACAAAGTCCCAGTCTTTGGTGGCATTTGACCTGACGCTACAACAGTAACTATTTATTGGGGCCCTAATCCCTtttttgtctgtgtctgtattgtattgttagGCCTGCTCAAACCACAAACTTTGGTAGCAtctattgtttgattttttttttgattttttttttttgcaggatagATAAGTGGACTTGTGAGGTACGAATATCCTTCTGTAGTTACCGGCAGGTCTAATATGTTTGTTACAGAAAAAAAGTCTAATATTGTTCTTTCCAGTCCATTATGATTTTGCTATAAATAATTCAATGTAATAGCTTCTGCACAGAAAGACAATCTATAGTTTGGTGGCAGCATACATGgactttgaaaataatatttaaaaggaATTTGAGGGGGAACAAAAACTTGTATTAGTGAAATGCTGaaaagaaaaccagaatcatGGTGATGCATTGGTAATCTGTATTTTAAGAAATTCTTAAAAGAtatctagaaatactaaaataaacttaaattgaGATACAACTTGCAAATTACATTCTATATAAGAATAGTGTATACGAATCTGAGGATATAGACCTGTCTGTATGACATATTTTTACTTATATCGAGAGCTGCATTTCGTACAGTGTATTGTGATAAAAGGTAAGGGTCTAAATGGTGGAAATGTTTGCTGCAAGTCATGGTTAAAAattgaatatttaattaaataaacttgTCAGAATATCTGGGTGTTTTGAGGCTGTCTGTAAATATGTCACGCTTATATTTATACATACATCTAGTCAAACCACTTGTACAATTGTGATGAGCCTGTCCTTGTACAGCACACTCTTCAGCACAAGTTATTGAAAGTATCAGAATCTTGGGGTATATGGAGGTTGTCTGTCTGGAAGGCAGCATAAATGAGTCAAACGTGAACAAGTCTATAAAACTAAACGATaatggaaatatatttttaaacttggTTATATACAGTATGACCCAGTTAATATTTTGCACCTACAACAAGAGAAGCCTCAACTGCTTTGTCTTCATCCAGTTTTGAGTGCCAGTGAGGTTGCAATGACGTAATACACGTGTCTCGCAGGGGACACCTGTTTAATACGAGCCGTAAGTGAGTCAGATACTCGAGCCGAGGAGAGAGAAGAAAAGATTCTTCTGCAAACAGAACAGAGAAAACTGCAAGAACCTTTGGAAGATGCACAAGGTATCTGTTTAATACCACACAATATACTGGTACTTGGCTTTAACATTtgtctgtattgtttgttttacgtATCTGTTTTTTAAGCAGTTACAAACTATGTTTTACTCAGCAAGGACCTTTCGAGACGTATTGATTGTACAGTGTGAAATTCGACTTTTTTATTTGTTACGTTTTCTAGTTGCATGCAAAGTCTTTATATTAAGTGAATGCAGCTTGTGCTAAAAGGACAAGCATAATATAGACAACTTTAATTAATTACTGAATTTGCAACGCGCATTGAGAGTTAATTTGTGGATTGCTGAACATGTAGGTTATCTGGGTTTGGGTCCATTTCACTTCATGTATTTTACTAGCATAGGGTTAATGTATGTACACTACTTACAGTATCTAACCTCAGGGTTTGGAGCATTGTGAAATATATCTTAATGCAGCAATAAACGTGCGTGTGTTTCATAATGTTTAAATTGAGGAAGGCAccataattgtttaattgtatttaatgacATGTTAAACCACTGCTAAGGGAAATGGGAAGGGTATAGCACCTTTTGAAAGTCAACAGCTGAGTTAACCGATGTCCCAAATCAAATGCAGATCACCATCATCTGCAGAAGCACTATATTGTGTATGCCATattgaatacatttcagtatgTGTAAATAACTTCTGACTTGGCTGCCCTAGTCATACATAATCCTACTGACTGCAATCCTAACAAAAGCCTTTCTTGTGTCCTAAGTAACATGTAGTATTTTTGTAATGAAGCTTGGTGGGAATAACTTTATCAAACGTGTCATAATCTAGAGGTATATGGTCATCCGTCTGcctcaaacttacatttttaaatgtgcatacagtggatgtaggtcattgtgatttacttttttaaattatacttCATATACTGTACCTCAGGGTCTAATTATCTGTTTTTAACCAAGTGATTTCATAACGAATTAAACGTTTGAAAACATGActtctctccagctccttcaggtTAAAAACTGGTAGAGCAATGCAGTGATAAGCAGAAGGTTCTTCCAAAGTGACATGTTATACTGGGTGATAAAACAATGATAAAAACACTCTCCGTATTTACTGTGTTGCAGCCAAGGCACTGTTCTTCCCATGGCTGTGAATAGCACAGTTGTCACATTACCAGGAATGTTAAGTAGAGAGTTCTCTTGTCATATTTTCAAGGCCTTTTATTGAAGGGCCACCAAATATTATAGCCTGTAAACATAACTTTCATGTTTGCATTAGGTTAATATAAAAGCTAGTTGGTTGAAATATGAGCCACAGTTAGATATTTCTCTTAGGGCTGGCTGAATGCCAGTCCTATTGCTGTCATATTGCCAGAGGAATGTTGCTGTCACAGTTGGGATTACACTGGGGCTTGCTGGGGCTAGGCCCCATAGCTCAATAATGAACAACGATAGCTTTATAAAAATGTCAGCACTCTTGGGGATCGGGTCAACTAGTTGGCAATTCTCTTGTCTGTAACACATTAAAGCTGGATCAGTAGACCGACTGCATCAATAAACATTTCCTACATCACAAAAATACAAGCTTTGGGAGATTTAGGGGGAATATATAGCATTTCCCTGCAATTGAGGTTTGTACAGGAAATGTTGCCCCTGGAAAAGAGGGCATGATTGATTATCCCCATACATTCATCAGTTTTGTTTTGCTCCAACTATGGTTTTATTGCTACTATTTTCTTGTAGTCCCAAAATTTTATAAGCAAGTGCAAGTATCAATTTTCAAACTGCAAAAATTCAAATCTCTCCTAGTCCCTGTGATAATGTAGGGCTGCCAACAGTTCCATCTGCAGCCTGGAAGTAGTGTGAGTAATAATCAGTTATTGTGATATTCTTGATTATTTTACTGAAATCTTATTGATAATTGTATTATTGGTGTTACTCTAACGCTAAAAAGCACCTGTGCAACTGCTACCTTTTGTTCCTCTCACTTCCTGTCGGCAACTGATTTGTCCATAAAAAGATGCCTGCTGAGGTGATTTAGTAGAACTAATTATGGTGCACATTTTGAGCAGTTAATctgtaaaaaatgaaattatcATTCTACTCTTTGCTATACAGGTTCACTGCTGTGTATcacccgattgtaatttaaatagcgccccttttaatgtaaacgcatGATTAATCCTACTAATTGTTTATTTGCTAATTCTGCCGTCTTGTTATTTGCtaagtttattaaataaatggtgtatagtgtagtgtagtgtagtgactacaccCTTTACACAGTAAAACGATTTCCTTACACAGTAAAACAATTTCCTTTAAGGAAcatatagctagaaaaataggtttgagcttgtttcttcattGTCAGATAAGataatttaattaagaaacggtCATGATTTAACATGGTTAATTATAACTTTATTAAAGGTAGGTATGGaatgaaataaactaaacaataattaaataggCAATTAATTTAGCTTGCTTACTTTGGAAAAGCCCCACCTTGAGCACAGTACCTTAGTTTAGGTTTTTCAGcacagaagaatgcagtgctttgccaatttattgctgtcttttttgctttcttgttctctacgtgtttacgactgtggcaatatgatctttaatggtaatgaCTTGTACATGATCAGTCGAATGACAGCAAAACTTGCAGAATACTATCCCACCATCCTCCTATAGACGATCAGGAAATGATTTTGCTCTGTCTTTTGCtgcaacattacattttttttcttcgttggtgaagctgccatgttgagtttcagcataAAAGCAAGTTGTCTGGGTGTAGTGCAAAAAGAGGAGAGGAGAACATTTATTTCCCAAAATGTCTAATTCTGGGGCCCTATGAAATCCGCGTTGCGGAGAACATGGACGGAATCAcggaattcagagaaaaaaaacggAATTAGGCACCTGAGGACATTaccacaaaatcagtttaaacaaacaacgATCGTGGAAAATAGTAGCTCTACCAGTAACATCAGCTCTAGGACAGCAATTATAATTGCTATAACATTGTGCATTTAGAACAATTACAGGGTTTTGCTGTGAAAATTCTGTTGATCACTGATGCCAGAAAACAAGTAATTGTGATTTAGAAGATACTACTGATAATACTTTATCAAAAACAGAAGGAAGCACTGTTCTATTTACCATAACCTTGTGTCacttaatatatattttgaggagtttcttttagttttgctcCGATTTATAGTTTAGTGTTTAAAAATATGCATGAATAAATACTACGATAAAGCCAAGTAAGGATACGAATTTGCAGAGGCCTGTTAAAATGAAATAGCTGTATGAACCAATCGCACAGCAATCACTAGAAATGTCATGGCGACCTGCAGATGAGTTTAACAAATGCTAGAGTGGATAGAAATGTATTAGCAGGGGTATCTTGGCAAAGCCTCTTGTTGATGAAACGGTAAAAGAACTGGGATTATATCCTTAACCTGAAAACTAAAAAGAATATTAGTAAAcctccaaacatactgtgtaGTGCCTTCTGTTTATAtaagtttattttattcttgAGGAAAACAGAGAGGATTGATAACTGCAGGATACATGGAGAAAGGATGCTAAGAGATGTCTGGAAAGCAGCAAATGATGGCAGCAAGGTATAGTATGATGGAAGAAATGGGTAAGAAAGACATTTAGTGATTAGCATTGCCAACTTTAGATTATTAATTAAGAACTCCAGTTATAGTACACTAATCTTGTTGAGGCTGTTTAGGAATACTGTAGTTACTATAAAATACTTTGGTCTGAAATTCTTTGTACAATATggatatttatttaaccaggaactAAGCCATGAGGTATTGTGGGAAGCCAAAAGGGGAGCTAAATCTTACcagtacaaacttttttttttttttattgaaatagtGACAGTATTTAGATATGCAACTAGTTGGGTCAGTTGAAATAGAATAGTTTCTATCAAATGCAATTAGTTACTTAGTCAGATTAAGCTTTCATTGAGAGAACAATACttgcagcatttattttacaatgtcaGTTACTTATGTCAATGTATGCAATAATGAGCATAGTTATTTGCATTGAAGTGTAAATGATGTTGCTATTAATTAATACATGCATGTTGTGGAAAAGGTTTTAATAAATTCGGACTGAAAAGACAGTACATCTTCATTTCTAGTTAACATTGTTCATTTGAAATCACATTTTACTTTCTAATATTTTTGGTCATGAAAGAGATCACTTTCTGCCTTTTCTTTGTGCTCTCTCCTCCCTGTGAAAGTGGGTGTCGCCCCGGGACCCTTGAAAATACAGATTGCTTTATCATGATTGGCACGAGGGGCTCTGGAGGAGTTTAAGAGATACATAAAATAATTGTTAGGTggtgcatgtaaaaaaaaaaaaccaaaaaaaaaaaacataccacttATTCCAAGtactacataaataaaatgcaaactgTTAAGATATAAGAGGCAACACAATGAATTCCAATCATTTCTGTAGCTTGCAGTACCACGTGATCATGGTTGATGCTCGCAGGTATTATTGTTAGTTTAGTGTCAAGCGGTATATTAAAAACTTACTGTATTGGAAATCTGAAACACGAAACAGATATACAATCACCAAAATAGCTTCAAGTGAGAACTCTCATTTGTATCATAACAAACCTATTATATCTGTTCATAACATTTTGACAAAGTTATTGCATCATACAAAGGGTTTTGTGGCTTTATGCTGTTGCATATGAATATGTTAACTGGAAATATGCTAGCTGTGGTTGTCTGTGACAGACACTTTGTCATAGGCTGAAGCATTAGGCTGTTGGATTGCATGTCAGATTTATCTCTACTTTAACTCTGTTGGTTGATGAATCACAGCATAACTGCCAAGTCACATAAATCCAGGAAGTGTCACAAGGGGATGTCTATTGTTATGTTATCAGCATGTGGTGTCTTAGCAGTTCAATCAAACTCACAATAGCTCCTACAGTAACTCTAACTATCCTGATGcaccactttctttttttttgtaataaacaaagaaagacatttttgtaattagaaaaaaagaaaaaacatcccAAGAagcctttatttttatatactgtattccttcaaatgTAAGAtgccctcaaatttaagacacagcccaaatgtcccaccctcaatttgaggaaaaaataaagaatcaaataaatatgcatttacaaagatacaacctcaattacacatatggaggcagtttgtggcCGCCTGCTAtcgcacagagcattacagttatgtgctgcttctcatttccagtcgtgattactcacacctgtttttcacccagtttgtgaactgtggtattgcttggtatatcgaaaaatacgggggtctgatcagcatttccgatttcTCCAAGCTGGTTCTTTTTGTTAGAAAAGCTGAAATTTTAAAAGCTTATctttaaattcctcaggaagctcatgactcttctttgaaaatggctgcctctatgtcatggatgattcgagatcgggcagtaacattttgattagtcttttctcagcagtaagtcacgttgctgttcgTGTACTCGGGTAGtaacgtcttttgttggcgatttttaatacacgcatcactactgtactcgaatttaagacacaggctatttttgagaagcaaaatatGGTTAAATAaatgcgtcttaaattcgaaggaatacttTATATATGGTACACTAAGagtcaggattcggtcaatcccagacaaaaataaccatttcacaaTTTGATTTTATCTCtttgctcaaagaccgaagaagctgtctgttcttttctgttttattcttGTTTGGTATttgaaataacctttcattttgttttttgattatttgtaaatgctcaaatcgtgaaattgttatttttgaaGAAGTTTAGATGCATTTTACAGTGTTCACAGTAATTGAGACCTGATTTAATGAAAGCTGAATGCAAAATAGACAGATCGTTTTTCAATGGGTTAGTGTCTGAATTGCAGTTACAGGAATATTAAAGAGAATAATTCCCTTTATGGGCAGGATTGTGGGATAAAAGCCTAGTGATATCTCATCTACCAACTTGATGAGGATACAAACCACCAGCACCAGCTATCATACAGGTAATCAGATTTGCTTAAACCTGTATCTTTTTTTTGCCAGCGGCTCTATAGTTCTTTTTTGTTGCTCATATTCAACAGATTTATTGACTTTATTTCAAAAGCAATGTGAAAAAAGTATTAGATGTCTTTTGCAAACATTTTTTAGTTAGCAAAGTAAAAACTAGTATTATGCCATCTAGAAATGCACTGATTCACTGATGTGCAATTAAGGGAAGAAACCCATGATACAATTATATTTGATTTGAATATAAGCACAAATAAAAGTTGATGTAAAATTTGaagttacatatacagtatttagtgTATGCATTTCTTTTCATC
The Acipenser ruthenus chromosome 10, fAciRut3.2 maternal haplotype, whole genome shotgun sequence DNA segment above includes these coding regions:
- the LOC117406706 gene encoding salivary glue protein Sgs-3-like, with the translated sequence MSLYKRGLHPACALLDTPPLHWIQTHASKGESAPLNQRECTALPARLPHATRAPEREPSVTRAQYCQSLREPSTARACEREHSVVRAPEREHSTARASEREHSTARASEREHSTARASEREPSTARASEREPSTARAPERETSTARVSEGEPSTARASERESPASQELPRENPASPGPLKEPSIARAPERERSVARAPERERRIARAPEREPSVARAPERQRRFTRAPERAQHRQSPLKRASHRQNIQESPSSPEPLRESSIARDPRERAPHCQSPRERAQYCQRPQERAPYCQSPRERA